A section of the Telopea speciosissima isolate NSW1024214 ecotype Mountain lineage chromosome 3, Tspe_v1, whole genome shotgun sequence genome encodes:
- the LOC122655392 gene encoding pentatricopeptide repeat-containing protein At5g08305-like, which yields MPDRNSSSWNFMISRYYKLGDILSARLIFDYNFMEWAMIDGYCKMDDLKKDWDLFDRMGSAMNSHLEYYDLREQNVKPTEVTMVSLLPACAHLGALDIGKWIHAYIRQQNLRTDVVFGNALIEMYDKCGSIEAAFDVFHGLPT from the exons ATGCCGGATAGGAACTCCTCCTCATGGAATTTCATGATTTCTCGCTATTACAAGTTGGGTGATATCCTTTCTGCCCGTTTGATCTTTGATTACAATTTTATGGAATGGGCGATGATTGATGGGTATTGTAAGATGGACGACCTGAAAAAAGATTGGGACTTGTTTGATCGGATGGGGTCTGCAATGAACTCTCACTTGGAATACTATGATCTCAGG GAGCAAAATGTGAAACCTACTGAGGTAACCATGGTCAGCTTATTACCTGCTTGTGCTCATCTAGGTGCCTTAGATATTGGTAAATGGATTCATGCCTATATTAGACAACAAAACTTAAGAACTGATGTTGTTTTCGGCAATGCTCTTATAGAAATGTATGACAAATGTGGGAGTATAGAGGCTGCTTTTGATGTCTTCCATGGGCTACCCACCTAA